Proteins encoded within one genomic window of Mesobacillus subterraneus:
- a CDS encoding YneB family resolvase-like protein, whose translation MKAIVYCRVSTTKETQETSLARQEEELLRLASNYGFEVASIIKEKASGYDLEREGILQLLELIKDKKIGALLIQDETRLGRGNAKVAILHCILKENVKLYSVSHSGELQLSESDSMVLQIVSMVEEYQRKIHNIKIKRGMKRAIEHGYKPQRNLKNQGEHSGRDRKEMPIEEIVKLRNNGLTFAEIAATLRGFGYNVSKATVNRRYLEYIDTKE comes from the coding sequence ATGAAAGCAATTGTTTATTGCCGCGTAAGTACAACGAAGGAAACGCAGGAAACTTCGCTGGCAAGGCAGGAAGAAGAGTTGCTGCGTCTGGCTAGCAATTATGGTTTTGAAGTAGCAAGTATCATTAAAGAAAAAGCTAGTGGGTATGACCTTGAAAGGGAAGGGATCCTCCAATTGCTGGAACTGATCAAGGACAAGAAGATAGGGGCCTTGCTCATCCAGGACGAAACCAGACTTGGAAGGGGTAATGCCAAGGTGGCAATTCTTCATTGTATATTAAAAGAAAATGTGAAATTATATAGTGTCTCCCACAGTGGAGAACTCCAGCTCTCTGAATCAGATTCTATGGTGCTGCAGATTGTCAGTATGGTGGAAGAGTATCAGAGGAAGATCCATAATATTAAGATTAAGCGAGGTATGAAACGAGCGATTGAGCATGGATACAAGCCACAGCGTAATCTGAAAAATCAAGGGGAGCATTCTGGGCGTGACCGGAAAGAAATGCCAATTGAGGAAATCGTTAAGCTGCGTAATAATGGACTGACCTTTGCTGAAATAGCTGCAACATTAAGAGGATTTGGGTATAACGTTTCTAAGGCTACTGTAAACCGAAGATATCTTGAGTATATTGACACTAAAGAATAA
- a CDS encoding DUF896 domain-containing protein: protein MLSSDKIARINELARKAKSSQLTEEEAKEQTKLRAEYLQSFRSSMLNTLKGVTIVDPEGNDVTPDKLKEEKAKKKLH, encoded by the coding sequence ATGCTATCAAGTGATAAAATTGCTAGAATCAATGAACTGGCAAGGAAAGCAAAATCATCTCAATTGACGGAAGAAGAAGCAAAGGAACAAACGAAGCTTCGTGCCGAATATCTCCAGTCTTTCCGGTCTTCTATGCTCAATACACTTAAAGGTGTTACCATCGTGGATCCAGAAGGCAATGATGTTACGCCTGATAAGCTCAAGGAAGAAAAAGCGAAGAAAAAGCTTCATTAA
- a CDS encoding redoxin domain-containing protein, protein MANRGLNVGKQAPDFTLPGTNNTKYSLSDFAGQPVIIVFLRGTWUPNCRNQLVQLNEQYDLLKEKGIQVLGIAGQNIKGIQMYVDKEGIKIPILSDEKRIVIKQYEVFVPIKWDSFRIAIPSTYVLDENHVIRYSYIGDSQFDRPAIDDILSTIYQIHKSGMDAEETAEKEEAGVFVEAMKETFSDIVLSTQMIKQSVNHNLVSINELENELTENKDALSQFFTVFEQMESKIGLYSDTIHKVVDGSFVVIQDNQQASEHMKQTSELLKELVGLTQTIGSISSTISSISAQTKILALNASIEAARAGEHGKGFAVVAKEVGKLAAASADASQNISTQLQGIESKISSSFSSFTDFDDLMQQIDGKVKLQNKELENVSSGILSIRADSTSLADRLQMINEQQKAQQQKISSVKHQELNISSEIDGIHKDIEENNKLVSELDKRVY, encoded by the coding sequence TTGGCTAATAGAGGTTTGAACGTAGGCAAGCAAGCACCTGATTTTACTTTGCCGGGTACGAATAATACAAAATACAGCTTATCAGACTTCGCAGGCCAGCCTGTTATCATTGTTTTCTTAAGAGGCACATGGTGACCAAACTGCCGGAATCAGCTGGTCCAGCTGAATGAACAATATGATTTATTAAAAGAAAAGGGAATACAAGTCCTGGGGATTGCAGGGCAGAACATCAAGGGAATCCAGATGTATGTTGATAAAGAAGGCATCAAGATTCCGATTCTATCTGATGAAAAGAGAATAGTAATCAAGCAATATGAGGTTTTTGTACCGATAAAATGGGACAGTTTCCGTATAGCCATACCCAGCACGTATGTCTTGGACGAAAACCATGTCATCCGTTACAGCTATATTGGGGATTCGCAATTTGATCGTCCTGCAATTGACGACATTTTGAGTACCATTTATCAGATTCACAAATCAGGGATGGACGCAGAGGAAACTGCTGAGAAGGAGGAAGCAGGCGTATTCGTAGAAGCTATGAAAGAAACTTTCAGTGATATTGTTTTATCCACACAGATGATTAAACAAAGTGTGAATCATAATCTGGTTTCAATCAATGAACTAGAGAATGAGCTTACTGAGAACAAAGACGCCCTATCCCAATTTTTTACCGTATTTGAACAAATGGAATCGAAGATTGGCTTATACAGTGATACAATCCATAAGGTAGTAGATGGGTCTTTTGTTGTCATCCAAGATAATCAACAGGCTTCCGAGCATATGAAACAAACATCGGAATTGCTAAAGGAACTGGTTGGTTTAACACAAACCATTGGCAGTATCAGCTCAACGATATCATCGATCTCAGCTCAAACTAAAATTCTTGCCTTAAATGCTTCGATTGAAGCGGCAAGGGCAGGGGAACATGGCAAGGGATTTGCAGTGGTGGCAAAAGAAGTGGGCAAGCTTGCTGCTGCGTCTGCAGATGCCTCACAAAATATATCGACGCAATTACAGGGAATTGAAAGCAAAATCAGTTCAAGCTTTTCTTCCTTCACTGACTTTGATGACTTGATGCAGCAAATTGACGGGAAGGTGAAATTGCAAAATAAGGAGCTTGAAAATGTTTCGTCTGGTATCCTTTCTATTAGGGCTGACAGTACTTCCCTGGCAGATCGATTGCAGATGATCAATGAACAGCAGAAAGCTCAGCAGCAGAAAATCAGTTCTGTCAAACATCAGGAATTGAATATTTCCTCAGAAATCGACGGAATCCATAAAGATATAGAAGAAAATAATAAACTCGTGTCCGAGCTGGACAAAAGAGTTTACTAG
- a CDS encoding kinase produces the protein MDGVDELLRKIVCAVRQNKRIIIGVDGLSRSGKTTFVRKFSSMLTEKLIGNMIIHMDDHIVGKSKRYNTGHEEWQEYFYLQWDVVWLRKFLFDNLMQLDEIDLPFYDNEMDQHDYKKLKFAGKSVFIVEGVFLQREEWRPYFDYTVFIDCPRDIRFARESYQTQQNTEKFRNRYWKAEDYYIENHRPVEHANLVIPYFNLIN, from the coding sequence ATGGACGGTGTAGATGAATTATTGAGAAAAATTGTTTGTGCTGTTCGTCAAAATAAACGCATTATTATAGGTGTAGATGGTCTTAGCAGGTCAGGAAAAACAACATTTGTGAGGAAATTCTCTTCAATGCTTACTGAAAAACTCATTGGAAATATGATCATTCATATGGATGACCATATTGTTGGAAAGTCGAAAAGATACAATACCGGCCACGAGGAATGGCAGGAGTATTTTTACTTGCAGTGGGATGTAGTGTGGTTAAGGAAATTCTTATTTGATAACTTGATGCAATTAGACGAAATCGACCTCCCATTTTATGATAATGAGATGGATCAACATGATTATAAAAAGCTGAAGTTTGCAGGCAAATCCGTTTTTATTGTTGAAGGAGTTTTTCTCCAGAGAGAGGAATGGAGACCATATTTTGATTATACCGTCTTTATAGACTGTCCAAGGGATATAAGATTTGCTCGGGAAAGCTATCAAACCCAGCAGAACACCGAAAAGTTCAGGAACAGATACTGGAAAGCGGAGGACTACTACATAGAAAACCACCGGCCAGTAGAACATGCCAATCTAGTCATTCCGTATTTTAATCTGATTAATTAA
- a CDS encoding NUDIX hydrolase: MFILNIEGAIYREGKWLIIERSSKEEHAGGLLSLVGGTVENEGFSKELLERTLKRELFEEVGITLKDDVKYVRNTSFVLPDGREVLDIVFYCEIDAGEPYAKSIDEVEGVYWMTAAEIFAHTNAPIWLKESIEEAEKINNKLQCK; the protein is encoded by the coding sequence ATGTTTATTTTAAATATAGAAGGTGCTATTTACAGGGAAGGAAAGTGGCTGATTATTGAAAGGAGCTCAAAAGAAGAACATGCTGGAGGGCTTCTTTCGCTTGTTGGCGGAACGGTCGAAAACGAGGGATTTTCAAAGGAATTACTTGAGCGAACTTTGAAAAGGGAGCTCTTTGAGGAAGTGGGCATCACATTAAAGGATGATGTTAAATATGTTCGGAATACATCTTTTGTTCTTCCGGATGGAAGGGAAGTGCTCGACATAGTGTTTTATTGTGAAATTGATGCAGGCGAACCATATGCGAAAAGTATAGATGAAGTGGAGGGAGTATATTGGATGACTGCAGCAGAAATTTTTGCACACACCAATGCTCCCATTTGGTTGAAAGAAAGCATTGAAGAGGCAGAGAAAATAAATAACAAATTGCAATGCAAATAA
- a CDS encoding GNAT family N-acetyltransferase has translation MVIRLANQRDIDQLIKMRWDFTLEDYPEMGEGVGYSSFEKECRGFLESVLESGQWFVWIAENEGEIVSHIYVELIHKVPRPGRFTHPFAYMTNVYTVPEYRGKGTGSKLLSRVNEWADEMKFEFIIVWPSDTSIEFYGRNGYKQCTEPLEKHF, from the coding sequence ATGGTAATTCGATTAGCGAATCAAAGGGATATTGATCAATTAATAAAAATGAGATGGGACTTTACGCTCGAAGATTACCCCGAAATGGGTGAGGGAGTAGGGTATAGCTCTTTTGAAAAAGAATGCAGAGGGTTCCTTGAATCTGTGCTGGAAAGTGGGCAATGGTTTGTCTGGATTGCTGAGAATGAAGGGGAAATCGTTTCCCATATTTACGTTGAACTGATTCATAAGGTTCCGCGTCCAGGCAGGTTCACTCATCCGTTTGCTTATATGACCAATGTATACACTGTTCCAGAATATAGGGGAAAAGGGACAGGGAGCAAGTTGCTGTCACGTGTCAATGAATGGGCTGATGAAATGAAGTTCGAGTTCATAATCGTGTGGCCGAGCGATACGAGCATTGAGTTTTATGGAAGAAATGGCTACAAACAGTGTACGGAGCCATTGGAAAAGCATTTTTAA
- a CDS encoding undecaprenyl-diphosphatase, producing the protein MDLRLFQQMNKLSGQISPVDHSMIFISKRLRYVYLIVIVMLLFKNRKNKRIALETGSSVLISVIVQFFIKLFYAKPRPFQKRRVGILIPSKMDSSFPSKHTILAFAASTSILLFHRKLGTIMMWMSALTGFSRIWVDHHYPSDILGSALLGSLISLVTRIVSFSKFGNNPESS; encoded by the coding sequence ATGGACTTAAGACTTTTCCAGCAGATGAACAAGCTTTCTGGACAAATATCACCTGTTGATCATTCGATGATCTTCATTTCAAAACGACTCCGGTATGTGTATCTAATTGTAATTGTAATGCTATTGTTCAAAAACCGAAAAAACAAAAGGATTGCTCTTGAAACGGGAAGCTCAGTACTGATAAGTGTAATTGTGCAGTTTTTCATAAAATTATTTTACGCTAAACCTCGTCCTTTCCAGAAAAGACGAGTCGGGATTTTGATTCCGTCCAAAATGGATTCATCTTTCCCAAGCAAGCATACAATCCTGGCTTTTGCAGCCTCAACTTCAATATTGTTGTTCCATCGGAAATTAGGAACCATCATGATGTGGATGTCAGCGCTAACTGGATTTTCACGCATATGGGTTGACCACCACTATCCATCCGACATCCTCGGGAGTGCACTTCTTGGATCACTGATTAGTTTGGTGACTCGCATCGTTTCATTCAGTAAGTTCGGTAACAATCCAGAATCCAGCTAA
- a CDS encoding DUF2332 family protein, translating into MISNKFRKFSINECSESSPLYESLALKVAEDAEMIELASSARKGQLVPNLLFDAVSLFISERV; encoded by the coding sequence ATAATCTCTAATAAATTCAGAAAATTCTCAATTAATGAATGCAGTGAGTCAAGCCCGTTATATGAATCTCTTGCTTTAAAAGTTGCTGAAGATGCGGAGATGATCGAACTGGCATCTTCAGCCAGGAAGGGACAGCTAGTGCCCAATTTGTTGTTTGATGCAGTTTCACTTTTCATTAGTGAAAGGGTATAA
- the tkt gene encoding transketolase, whose product MFKEIDMLSIDSIRTLSIDAIEKANSSHPGMPMGAAPMAYTLWSRYMNINPKNPEWFNRDRFVLSAGHGSMLLYSLLHLAGYDLTMDDIKQFRQWGSKTPGHPEFGHTAGVDATTGPLGQGIAMAVGMAMAERHLAAVYNKDNYNLVDHYTYSICGDGDLMEGVSAEAASMAAHLKLGRMIVLYDSNDISLDGDLDKSFSESVEGRFKAYGWQYIRVEDGNNLEEIAKAIEEAKTDEDRPTMIEVKTVIGYGSPNLSGKSDVHGAPLGADELKLTKEAYKWTFEEDFHVPSEVYDHFKQQIANKGEQAEQAWNELFAKYKSEFPELGAQLEKSMKGELVEGWDKDIPVYEEGKSLASRASSGEALNGIAKNLPYLIGGSADLAGSNKTMIKGSGDFFPGSFEGRNIWFGVREFAMGAAMNGMALHGGLKIFGGTFFVFSDYLKPAIRLAALMGLPVTYVFTHDSIAVGEDGPTHEPVEQLAGLRAMPNLSVIRPADGNETAAAWKLSVESTKTPTALVLTRQNLPTIKDTDKNAYEGVSKGAYVISPAGKDNADALLLAAGSEVSLAVNAQEALASEGIDVAVVSMPSWDRFEQQSKEYKESVIPKSVKKRLGIEMGSSLGWHRYVGDEGEVLAIDTFGASAPGEKILEEYGFSVNNVVARVKALLEQN is encoded by the coding sequence ATGTTTAAAGAAATTGATATGCTTTCGATTGATTCCATTCGTACTTTATCAATTGATGCAATTGAAAAAGCAAATTCCAGCCACCCAGGCATGCCAATGGGGGCAGCTCCAATGGCATACACATTGTGGTCTCGTTACATGAACATCAATCCTAAAAATCCTGAATGGTTTAACCGCGATCGCTTTGTGTTGTCTGCTGGACACGGTTCTATGCTGTTATACAGCTTGCTGCACCTTGCAGGTTATGATCTGACAATGGATGACATTAAACAATTCCGCCAATGGGGAAGCAAGACTCCAGGACACCCTGAGTTTGGTCATACTGCTGGGGTAGACGCAACAACTGGACCACTTGGCCAGGGAATTGCTATGGCTGTTGGTATGGCAATGGCTGAGCGCCATCTCGCTGCTGTTTACAATAAGGATAATTACAATCTCGTTGATCACTATACATATAGTATTTGCGGTGATGGCGATCTAATGGAAGGTGTTTCTGCTGAAGCAGCTTCAATGGCAGCTCACCTGAAGCTAGGCAGAATGATTGTTCTTTATGATTCGAACGATATTTCTTTGGATGGAGATCTTGATAAGTCATTCTCAGAAAGTGTTGAGGGCCGATTTAAAGCATATGGATGGCAGTACATCCGTGTCGAAGATGGTAACAATCTTGAAGAAATCGCCAAAGCAATTGAAGAAGCAAAGACGGATGAAGACCGTCCAACAATGATTGAAGTCAAGACGGTTATCGGTTATGGATCACCTAACCTTTCTGGTAAATCAGATGTTCACGGTGCTCCTCTTGGTGCGGACGAATTGAAGCTAACTAAAGAAGCTTATAAGTGGACTTTTGAAGAAGACTTCCATGTTCCAAGTGAAGTTTACGATCACTTCAAACAACAAATCGCTAATAAAGGTGAACAAGCGGAACAGGCTTGGAACGAGCTTTTCGCAAAATATAAGAGTGAATTTCCTGAACTGGGAGCCCAGCTTGAAAAGTCAATGAAGGGTGAGTTAGTTGAAGGATGGGATAAGGACATCCCTGTATATGAAGAAGGAAAAAGCCTTGCGAGCCGTGCTTCTTCTGGAGAAGCACTTAATGGGATCGCGAAAAACCTTCCTTACTTGATCGGCGGATCTGCTGACCTTGCCGGATCAAACAAAACAATGATCAAGGGATCAGGTGATTTCTTCCCGGGTTCATTCGAAGGCCGCAACATCTGGTTTGGTGTTCGTGAATTCGCTATGGGTGCTGCGATGAACGGTATGGCACTCCACGGCGGACTTAAGATATTTGGCGGAACATTCTTCGTGTTCTCCGACTACTTAAAGCCAGCAATCCGACTTGCTGCGTTAATGGGCTTACCTGTAACATACGTATTCACACATGATAGCATCGCAGTTGGAGAAGATGGTCCTACACATGAACCAGTTGAGCAGCTTGCTGGACTTCGCGCTATGCCGAACTTGTCAGTCATCCGCCCTGCAGATGGTAACGAAACGGCGGCTGCATGGAAGCTTTCAGTTGAATCAACTAAGACGCCTACCGCTCTTGTGTTAACTCGTCAAAACCTGCCGACAATCAAAGATACTGACAAGAACGCATACGAAGGCGTATCTAAAGGTGCTTACGTCATTTCTCCAGCTGGAAAAGACAACGCTGATGCATTGCTTCTGGCAGCAGGTTCAGAAGTCAGCCTTGCAGTGAACGCACAAGAGGCTCTCGCTTCTGAAGGCATCGACGTAGCGGTTGTGAGCATGCCATCATGGGACCGTTTCGAACAGCAGTCAAAGGAATATAAAGAAAGTGTAATTCCAAAGTCGGTCAAGAAACGCCTTGGAATCGAGATGGGTTCTTCACTTGGCTGGCATCGTTATGTTGGTGATGAGGGTGAAGTACTTGCGATTGATACATTTGGTGCATCTGCCCCAGGTGAAAAGATCCTCGAAGAGTACGGCTTCTCCGTGAACAATGTAGTTGCACGAGTGAAAGCTTTGCTTGAGCAAAACTAA
- a CDS encoding GNAT family N-acetyltransferase, whose amino-acid sequence MKRNDCIIRKEKSGDYSGIREINHRAFENGENEAKLVELIRASEHYHPDLSLVAVKDDGEVIGHILFSIINLVTEQGTVPTLGLAPMAVKPDYQNSGIGSDLVNKGIKTCKALGYQHIFVLDHPNFYPRFGFSPASQFGIDSPFPVPDEVFMALELKTGSLYGLQGKIEYPPAFNAVS is encoded by the coding sequence ATGAAAAGAAATGATTGCATCATTCGTAAGGAAAAGTCAGGTGATTATTCAGGGATAAGAGAGATTAATCATAGGGCTTTTGAGAATGGAGAAAATGAAGCCAAGCTGGTTGAACTTATACGGGCTTCTGAACATTACCATCCTGACTTGAGCCTGGTAGCTGTTAAAGATGATGGTGAAGTCATCGGACATATCCTATTCAGTATCATCAACCTTGTTACCGAGCAAGGCACTGTTCCAACATTAGGTCTTGCGCCAATGGCAGTGAAACCAGATTATCAAAATAGCGGAATTGGTTCTGATCTCGTCAACAAAGGTATCAAAACATGCAAGGCTTTAGGTTATCAGCATATATTTGTCCTTGACCATCCGAACTTCTACCCTCGCTTTGGATTTTCGCCAGCAAGCCAATTTGGGATAGATTCTCCTTTCCCAGTGCCAGACGAGGTATTCATGGCACTTGAGTTAAAGACAGGCTCTTTATATGGATTACAGGGGAAAATTGAGTATCCGCCTGCATTTAATGCTGTAAGTTAA
- the lexA gene encoding transcriptional repressor LexA: MTKLSKRQQDIFEFIKGEVKKKGYPPSVREIGEAVGLASSSTVHGHLARLESKGLIRRDPTKPRAIEILEIEEDSRIPKYNVVNVPVVGKVTAGMPITAIENVEEYFPLPDRLVPHDEQVFMLEIMGDSMIEAGILDGDYVIVKQQKTANNGDIVVAMTEEDEATVKRFFKEKDYFRLQPENPTMDPIILRNVSILGKVIGVYRHMH; the protein is encoded by the coding sequence ATGACAAAGTTATCTAAGCGTCAACAAGATATATTTGAATTCATAAAAGGCGAAGTCAAGAAAAAAGGGTATCCGCCATCCGTACGCGAAATCGGTGAAGCTGTTGGGCTTGCTTCAAGTTCCACTGTCCATGGACACCTTGCAAGACTTGAGAGCAAAGGCTTAATCCGACGTGACCCTACCAAGCCGCGTGCAATTGAAATTCTTGAAATAGAAGAAGATAGCCGCATTCCTAAATATAATGTGGTAAATGTACCTGTTGTCGGTAAAGTAACAGCTGGTATGCCGATCACGGCCATTGAAAATGTAGAAGAGTACTTCCCTCTTCCAGATCGCCTTGTTCCACATGATGAGCAGGTTTTCATGCTGGAAATCATGGGTGACAGTATGATTGAAGCAGGTATCCTAGATGGTGACTATGTTATTGTTAAACAGCAAAAAACTGCTAATAACGGTGACATTGTTGTAGCGATGACAGAGGAGGATGAAGCAACAGTTAAGCGCTTTTTCAAAGAAAAGGATTATTTCAGGCTCCAGCCGGAAAACCCTACGATGGATCCAATTATCCTTCGTAACGTATCCATACTCGGTAAAGTTATCGGTGTATACCGGCATATGCATTAG
- the yneA gene encoding cell division suppressor protein YneA: MKKLWENYSYAMILLAVSLIFSLVAKAQLNNEDAYITVTIEEGQSLWEIAETFASEHNFTENEFVSWVEKENGIIGEKVFPGDELVIPVVAERMEPTQIAGAER, encoded by the coding sequence ATGAAAAAACTATGGGAAAACTATTCATATGCCATGATCCTGCTTGCTGTCAGCTTAATCTTTTCGCTCGTAGCAAAAGCGCAACTTAATAACGAAGATGCATACATAACTGTTACTATAGAAGAAGGACAATCATTATGGGAAATTGCAGAGACATTTGCCAGTGAACATAATTTTACCGAAAATGAATTCGTTAGCTGGGTAGAAAAAGAAAACGGAATCATTGGGGAAAAGGTCTTTCCGGGAGATGAATTGGTAATTCCCGTTGTAGCTGAACGGATGGAACCTACCCAAATTGCAGGAGCAGAAAGATAG
- a CDS encoding DUF4257 domain-containing protein, with product MLENISFAMVIGGFVGLTAHVRKRGKIIMPRRTKKFIYLGFLEEILTGSLAAALLVVSSEADSMLRVFLMSIMAGFGGDALLRGLELFRIGSRNPGGEDIGK from the coding sequence TTGTTAGAAAACATTAGTTTTGCAATGGTCATCGGTGGATTTGTTGGACTGACAGCGCATGTGAGAAAACGGGGCAAGATCATCATGCCGAGAAGGACAAAAAAATTCATTTACCTTGGTTTCTTAGAAGAAATCCTCACCGGTTCATTAGCAGCTGCACTATTGGTAGTCTCATCTGAAGCCGATTCCATGCTTAGAGTATTTTTGATGTCCATCATGGCTGGTTTCGGGGGTGATGCCTTACTAAGGGGACTGGAGTTATTTCGAATAGGAAGCAGGAACCCGGGTGGGGAGGATATTGGCAAATGA
- a CDS encoding DUF4253 domain-containing protein: MNWKNIFSFGRSKETEFKLEQSGISDEALEIIKRNINGRLQPFYKSNLYTDNPPEIAGICLAVNQDEAEPIVLKLMEELKSINYLPFICESDREKIAIMPGSDQFDILKLQQTNGDNYEINNDMVISKLKEWNRRYPFKIIGGDYDWVEANFETFPQRGDLKAIAKEIYNFCPDIVEQGSGSINGLIEEMKETRKLYLWWD, encoded by the coding sequence ATGAATTGGAAAAATATTTTTAGTTTTGGCAGGAGTAAAGAAACCGAATTTAAACTGGAACAAAGCGGAATTTCAGATGAAGCTCTTGAAATCATAAAAAGGAATATAAATGGCAGGTTGCAACCCTTTTACAAATCGAATCTGTATACAGATAACCCTCCTGAAATTGCTGGGATTTGTTTGGCAGTCAATCAGGATGAAGCGGAGCCTATTGTTTTAAAACTAATGGAGGAACTTAAGTCAATAAACTATTTGCCCTTTATATGTGAATCAGATCGTGAAAAAATCGCCATCATGCCAGGGTCAGACCAGTTTGATATCTTGAAGCTGCAGCAGACGAATGGGGACAATTATGAAATAAATAACGATATGGTTATATCTAAACTCAAGGAATGGAACAGGAGATACCCTTTCAAGATCATAGGCGGGGACTATGATTGGGTGGAAGCAAATTTTGAAACTTTCCCTCAAAGAGGCGACCTAAAGGCAATTGCAAAAGAAATTTATAATTTTTGTCCAGATATCGTGGAACAAGGGTCAGGTAGCATCAATGGTTTAATTGAAGAAATGAAAGAAACCAGGAAGTTGTACTTATGGTGGGACTAA
- a CDS encoding ester cyclase, with translation MISDDKRLLAERWFSEYFTEGNLDVIDELTTEDFIYHSRNGENSRESMVNFMKWYRSVFHDDIWVLDDLIEQGNKLVVRYTGWMTYKGGWFDIPSESQRVKETGIMIFLFEGSKVKEMWCENSDAGILYDLGALKKNTHEVF, from the coding sequence ATGATTAGCGATGATAAGAGATTACTAGCTGAAAGATGGTTCAGTGAATATTTTACAGAGGGGAATCTCGATGTGATAGATGAACTGACTACAGAGGATTTTATTTACCATTCGCGTAATGGTGAAAACTCAAGGGAATCAATGGTAAATTTCATGAAATGGTACCGATCCGTTTTTCATGACGATATTTGGGTGCTGGATGATTTGATTGAGCAGGGCAATAAATTGGTAGTACGTTACACCGGCTGGATGACATACAAAGGCGGCTGGTTCGATATCCCATCTGAAAGTCAGCGAGTAAAAGAGACAGGGATCATGATTTTTTTATTTGAAGGCAGCAAAGTGAAGGAAATGTGGTGTGAGAATAGCGATGCTGGCATTTTATATGATTTGGGTGCATTGAAGAAAAACACTCATGAAGTTTTTTAG